GCTGCTCCGTGAGCACGGGCGAGAGGTTGATCGTCCACCGGGGCGAGATGCCGTCGGCCACGAGGCGGTGGGCCGTCTCGAGGAGGGGCAGGTAGCACTCGAAGGCCGCCTCGCACAGCCAGTCGCTCCCGTGGGGCCACCGCCCGTGATTGAGTACCATCGGGAGGTGCGTGTGGAGAACCAGGGCGAATGCCGAGCCCATAGGTGACCCATTGGAGCGTATGAGCGTTCTGGGTGCAAGCGTTGCCGGGGAGTCCGTCACCTTCGCGGTCTGGGCGCCCCGCTGCCGGTCGGTGGACCTCGCGCTCGAGGGCCGCCGCCCGCAGCCCCTCGTCCGCCGTCCGGACGGCCGCTTCGAGGTGAGCGTCGCGCGGCTGCCCGACGGCTCCCGCTATCACTACCGCCTCGACGGCGCGCGCCACCGGCCCGATCCGGCCTCGCGCTGGCAGCCCGAGGGCGTGCACGGCCCGTCGATCGTCGTCGATCCGCGGCGCTTCGTGTGGACCGACCAGGACTTCCACGGCCACGCCTTCGCCGACCTGGTGTTCTACGAGCTCCACGTCGGCGCCTTCACGCCGGCCGGGACCTTCGAGGCGATCATCCCGCACCTGCCGGGGCTGGCGGACCTCGGCATCACCGCGCTCCAGCTGATGCCCATCGCCGAGTTCCCGGGCTCGCGCAACTGGGGGTACGACGGCGTCCACCTCTTCGCCCCCCAGTCCACCTACGGCGGGCCGCGCGGGCTCCGCCGCCTGGTGGACGCGTGCCACGCCCGCGGGATCTCCGTGCTCCTCGACGTCGTCTACAACCACCTCGGCCCCGAGGGCAACTATCTGGCCGAGTTCGGGCCCTACTTCACCGAGCGCGGGGCGACGCCGTGGGGCCCGGCGGTGAACTTCGACGGCGAGGGCAGCGCCGGCGCGCGGCGCCACGTCGTGGAGAACGGCCGCGCCTGGGTGAGCGAGTTCCACATCGACGGCTTCAGGCTCGACGCCGTCCACGCGATCCGCGACGAGAGCCGCGTGCACATCCTGACCGAGTTCGCGGCGGCGGTCCGCGACGAGGCGGGGCGCGCCGGCCGGCGGGTCCACGTGGTCGCCGAGTCCCACGACAACGAGCGCCGGCTCGTCCTGCCGCCCACCGAGGGCGGGCTCGGCCTCGACGCGGTGTGGTCGGACGACTTCCACCACGCGCTCCACCAGCGGCTCACCGGCGAGACCGTCGGGTACTACGGCGACTTCGTCGGCGAGCAGCACCTGGCGCGCGCGCTGACGGAGGGCTTCGCGTTCCAGGGCGAGGAGTCGAAGTACTGGCAGCGCCGGCGCGGGACGCCGAGCGCAGATCTCCCCGCCGAGCGCTTCGTGGTCTATGCCCAGAACCATGATCAGATCGGCAACCGTCCCCAGGGCGAGCGGCTCGGCGGCCTCCTGTCCTACGAGGCGGTGAAGCTCGCCGCCGGCCTCACGCTCGCGGCGCCGGCCGTCCCGCTCCTGTTCATGGGCGAGGAGTACGGCGAGACGGCGCCCTTCCAGTTCTTCACCTCGTTCCTCGACGCCAAGCTCGCGGAGGCGGCAAACCAGGGACGCGCCGCCGACCTCGGCCGGTTCGGCTGGACGGGCCCGGTGCCCCATCCGAACGCCCCCAACAGCTTCGTCACGTCGCGGCTCAACCATCAGCTCGCGCTCGCGCCGCGTCACCGCGCCCTGCGCGAGTATTACGCGAGCTGGCTCGCGCTCCGCCGGACGCATGGGGCGCTCGGCGCGCGCGGCAAGGGCCTCGCGCGCGCGGTGCTCGAGGGCGCGCTCCTCGTGCTCGTGCGGGCTGCGCCGACGGGCGACGGGGTCGTCGTCGTCGCGAACCTCGGCGCGGCGGCGCGCGAGTGGCAGCCGCCGGCCGGCGCCACGTGGCGCCTCCTTCTCGACAGCGCCGACGCGCGCTTCGGCGGGCCGGGCGCCGGGCGGCCGCTCGCGCCCTACCAGCTCTTGCTGTTCGAAGTCGGGCGGTGATAGCGTCGGGGACCGTGCCCGTCCGCCGCGCCGCGCCCGACCCGATCGACCAGCTCCTGGCGCTCGACCCCGGCGGCCGCGGGATCGGCCCGCTCGTGCGCGCGGGCGCGGCGGCGGCCGCCGCGCGCGCGCTCCGGCGGGCGCGGCGCGCGCTGGTCGTGACCGGGTTCGCCGTCGGGCCCGACATGCCCGAGACGGACGGGCCACCCGGCGCCGCCGTGCTGGGGCGCGCGCTCCGGCTCCTGGGCGCCCGGGTGACCTACGCGACGGACCACGTGAACGCGCCCGTCCTCGGCGCCGCGCTCGAGACGCTCGGCGAGCCGCGGCGCATCGTGATCTACCCGCACGACGGCAACGCCGCACGCGCGGTGCTCGCGGCGGAGCGGCCGACCCACCTCGTCGCGATCGAGCGCCCGGGACGGAACCGCGCGGGCGACTATCTGAGCATGCGCGGCGAGTCGGTCGCCGCCTGGAACGCGCCGCTCGACGATCTCTTCCTTTGTAGCGGGGTCCGCGGGGCCGGCGCGCCCCGTGGGTGGCCTGCTCGAGGTGCGCGGTGGCTCCGTCCTGCGACCATCGGCATCGGCGACGGCGGCAACGAGATCGGCATGGGCGCGGCGCGCCCGCGCGTCGCGCGCCTGGGGCCGCGTTTCGCGCGGATCGCGTCGGTCGTCCCGGTGGACCACCTGGTCGTCGCGGGCGTGTCGAACTGGGGCGGCTACGGCGTCGTCGCCGCGCTCTCGCGGCTCAGCGGCCGCGACCTCCTGCACACGCCGGAGCTCGAGCGGCGTCTCGTCGAGGCGTGCGTGGCGGCGGGCGCCGCGGACGGCGTGACGCGGCGCCGCGAGGCCACGGTGGACGGTCTCTCGCTCGCGACGCACGCCGCGATCGTCGAGCTGCTCCGGCTGGCGGCGCGTTCGGGTATCATACGGCCATGAAAATCGACGAGGAGTACCGCGCCAAGCACCCGAAGTCGGCCGCGCTCTGGGGACGGGCCCGCGCCGCGATCCCCGGCGGGATCACCCACGACATCCGCCACCTGGCGCCCTTCCCGGTCTACATCGAGCGCGCCCAGGGCACGCGCAAGTGGGACGTGGACGGCCACGAGTACGTGGACTACTGGATGGGGCACGGCGCGCTCTTCCTCGGCCACTGCCACCCGGCCGTGGTGCAGGCCGTCCAGGCCCAGGTGGCGCGGGGTACCCACGTGGGCGCGTGCCACGAGCTCGAGGTGCGCTGGGCCGAGCTCGTCAACCGGCTCGTCCCGTGCTCCGACCAGGTGCGCTTCACGATGTCGGGCACCGAGGCCACGCACCTGGCGATGCGCGTGGCGCGCGCGTACACGGGCCGCACGAAGATCGTGAAGCTCGCGGGCCACTTCCATGGCTGGCACGACGGCGCCGTCGCCGGCGTGAACCCGCCGTACGAGGTGCCGATGTCGGCCGGCGTGCCCGGCGCGACGCTCGACCAGGTGATGGTCTGCCCGCCCAACGACGTGAAGGCGATCGAGGTCGCCCTCGAGCGCGGCGACGTCGCGGCGGTCATCCTCGAGCCGGCGGGCGGCCAGGCGGGGACCACACCGACGATCCCGGGCTACCTCCAGGAGCTGCGCGCCCTCACGACGCGCCACGGGGTCGTCCTGATCTTCGACGAGGTCATCACGGGTTTCCGCTACGCGCCCGGCGGCGCCCAGGCTTAC
This genomic interval from Candidatus Methylomirabilota bacterium contains the following:
- a CDS encoding DUF4392 domain-containing protein — protein: MIASGTVPVRRAAPDPIDQLLALDPGGRGIGPLVRAGAAAAAARALRRARRALVVTGFAVGPDMPETDGPPGAAVLGRALRLLGARVTYATDHVNAPVLGAALETLGEPRRIVIYPHDGNAARAVLAAERPTHLVAIERPGRNRAGDYLSMRGESVAAWNAPLDDLFLCSGVRGAGAPRGWPARGARWLRPATIGIGDGGNEIGMGAARPRVARLGPRFARIASVVPVDHLVVAGVSNWGGYGVVAALSRLSGRDLLHTPELERRLVEACVAAGAADGVTRRREATVDGLSLATHAAIVELLRLAARSGIIRP
- the treZ gene encoding malto-oligosyltrehalose trehalohydrolase → MSVLGASVAGESVTFAVWAPRCRSVDLALEGRRPQPLVRRPDGRFEVSVARLPDGSRYHYRLDGARHRPDPASRWQPEGVHGPSIVVDPRRFVWTDQDFHGHAFADLVFYELHVGAFTPAGTFEAIIPHLPGLADLGITALQLMPIAEFPGSRNWGYDGVHLFAPQSTYGGPRGLRRLVDACHARGISVLLDVVYNHLGPEGNYLAEFGPYFTERGATPWGPAVNFDGEGSAGARRHVVENGRAWVSEFHIDGFRLDAVHAIRDESRVHILTEFAAAVRDEAGRAGRRVHVVAESHDNERRLVLPPTEGGLGLDAVWSDDFHHALHQRLTGETVGYYGDFVGEQHLARALTEGFAFQGEESKYWQRRRGTPSADLPAERFVVYAQNHDQIGNRPQGERLGGLLSYEAVKLAAGLTLAAPAVPLLFMGEEYGETAPFQFFTSFLDAKLAEAANQGRAADLGRFGWTGPVPHPNAPNSFVTSRLNHQLALAPRHRALREYYASWLALRRTHGALGARGKGLARAVLEGALLVLVRAAPTGDGVVVVANLGAAAREWQPPAGATWRLLLDSADARFGGPGAGRPLAPYQLLLFEVGR
- a CDS encoding aminotransferase class III-fold pyridoxal phosphate-dependent enzyme encodes the protein MKIDEEYRAKHPKSAALWGRARAAIPGGITHDIRHLAPFPVYIERAQGTRKWDVDGHEYVDYWMGHGALFLGHCHPAVVQAVQAQVARGTHVGACHELEVRWAELVNRLVPCSDQVRFTMSGTEATHLAMRVARAYTGRTKIVKLAGHFHGWHDGAVAGVNPPYEVPMSAGVPGATLDQVMVCPPNDVKAIEVALERGDVAAVILEPAGGQAGTTPTIPGYLQELRALTTRHGVVLIFDEVITGFRYAPGGAQAYFGVTPDLTTLAKIVAGGLPGGALCGGRELMGMLAFRGDPDWDRNRRVAHAGTFNANPLSAAAGIATLELCADASLQARANKTGDELRRALGDAMKRAGAPGTCYGEASIYHVSFEGKPGLAGFDRPRKGALYHLLRAALLNNGVDCSSNHGWISALHDAEDLERTVAAYERAFRAMAADGAFRGA